The Mixophyes fleayi isolate aMixFle1 chromosome 1, aMixFle1.hap1, whole genome shotgun sequence genome includes a region encoding these proteins:
- the CXCL13 gene encoding C-X-C motif chemokine 13, with product MSKMSLAVVSTLGLLVIIHAVGGMQLEPKQPSKRCECYADTNQPINKKFFKKIDIYLPRSYCEKMEILVTLKNGKIVCIDPYAQWFAGVLNIIEEKKKANQKKTAKLLDIPE from the exons ATGAGTAAGATGTCTCTGGCTGTAGTGTCTACACTAGGACTGCTTGTCATCATTCATGCAGTAGGCG GCATGCAATTAGAGCCGAAACAGCCAAGCAAGAGATGCGAGTGTTACGCTGATACAAATcaacctataaataaaaaattctttAAGAAGATTGACATATACCTTCCAAGAAGTTACTGTGAAAAGATGGAGATTTT AGTAACCTTGAAGAATGGTAAAATTGTATGCATTGATCCATATGCACAATGGTTCGCAGGAGTCCTAAACATTATAGAAGA AAAGAAGAAAGCAAATCAGAAGAAAACAGCAAAATTGTTGGACATACCAGAATGA